One genomic window of Diospyros lotus cultivar Yz01 chromosome 8, ASM1463336v1, whole genome shotgun sequence includes the following:
- the LOC127808842 gene encoding cytochrome P450 81Q32-like: MATGADGTLRGGIAQTLLCYSALFFAFWVFTDYFLRKLRRLPPSPFPTLPVIGHLHLLKKPLHRTLANISARHGPVLLLQFGSRRVLSVSSPSAAEECLAKNDIVFANRPQLLAAKHLGNNCTTISWAPYGDNWRNLRRISALEIFSAHRLQTLAGIRADEVLLLLQRLRRNPPDQAVDMKALLFELMLNVMMRMIAGKRYYGENVAEVEKARRFREIVAETFRITGASNVADFLPALRWVGVRSLEKRLVALKANRDGFMQELIEEHRTGLAAAGESASEPDGKKKKKTMVEVLLSLQQSEPIYYTDEMIRGMMIVLLAAGTDTSAATMEWALSLLLNNPHVLHKAQSEIDARVGHDRLINESDLSDLPYLRCIINETMRLFPVGPLLVPHESSEECVVGGYRVPRGTMLLVNVWAIQNDPKTWAEPRKFMPERFEGLDGSRDGFKFMPFGSGRRGCPGEGLALKMVGLGLGSLIQCFEWERESEEMVDMSEGPGLTMPKARPLTAKCRPRPAMASLLS, translated from the exons ATGGCCACAGGAGCTGACGGTACGCTTAGAGGAGGAATAGCACAAACACTGCTCTGCTACAGTGCCTTATTCTTCGCTTTCTGGGTCTTTACCGATTACTTCCTCCGCAAGCTCCGCCGCCTTCCGCCGAGCCCCTTCCCCACCCTCCCCGTCATCGGCCACCTCCACCTTCTTAAAAAGCCCCTCCACCGGACGCTGGCCAACATCTCCGCTCGCCACGGCCCTGTTCTGCTGCTCCAATTCGGGTCCCGGCGGGTCCTCTCGGTGTCTTCCCCCTCGGCAGCCGAAGAATGTTTAGCCAAGAACGACATCGTCTTCGCCAACCGCCCGCAACTCCTGGCCGCAAAGCACTTGGGCAACAACTGCACCACCATCTCGTGGGCCCCCTACGGCGACAACTGGCGGAACCTCCGCCGCATCTCCGCCCTCGAAATCTTTTCAGCCCACCGCCTCCAGACGCTCGCCGGCATACGGGCCGACGAGGTGCTGCTGTTGCTCCAGCGGCTCCGCCGTAATCCCCCGGATCAGGCTGTAGACATGAAGGCCCTGCTCTTTGAACTGATGCTTAAcgtgatgatgaggatgatagCCGGAAAGAGGTACTACGGCGAAAACGTGGCGGAGGTGGAGAAGGCAAGGCGGTTCCGGGAGATCGTGGCTGAGACTTTCCGCATCACCGGCGCGTCGAATGTGGCAGATTTCTTGCCGGCGTTGAGGTGGGTTGGAGTAAGAAGCTTGGAGAAGAGGCTGGTGGCGTTGAAGGCCAACAGAGATGGGTTTATGCAGGAATTGATAGAAGAGCATAGAACAGGACTGGCCGCCGCCGGCGAGAGTGCCTCAGAGCCGGacggaaagaagaagaagaagacgatggTGGAGGTCTTGCTATCACTGCAACAATCGGAACCCATTTATTACACGGATGAGATGATCCGAGGCATGATGATT GTCCTACTAGCTGCGGGAACAGACACATCAGCAGCGACAATGGAGTGGGCACTGTCACTTCTCCTAAACAATCCGCACGTCTTACACAAGGCGCAATCCGAGATCGACGCACGAGTCGGGCACGACCGTCTGATCAACGAATCGGACCTCTCAGATCTACCGTACCTCCGCTGCATCATCAACGAGACAATGAGGTTGTTCCCGGTTGGTCCGCTGTTGGTGCCCCACGAGTCGTCAGAGGAGTGCGTCGTGGGAGGCTATCGCGTGCCACGTGGCACTATGCTACTGGTCAACGTGTGGGCCATACAGAATGACCCGAAGACCTGGGCGGAGCCCAGGAAGTTCATGCCGGAGAGATTTGAGGGGCTGGACGGGTCGAGGGACGGGTTCAAGTTCATGCCGTTCGGGTCGGGCAGAAGAGGGTGCCCTGGAGAAGGGTTGGCTCTGAAGATGGTTGGTTTGGGGCTAGGATCTTTGATTCAGTGCTTCGAGTGGGAAAGGGAAAGTGAAGAAATGGTGGACATGAGTGAAGGGCCTGGGCTCACCATGCCCAAGGCCCGCCCCTTGACGGCTAAGTGCAGGCCTCGTCCCGCAATGGCCAGCCTCCTCTCATAG